One window from the genome of Aquabacterium sp. A3 encodes:
- a CDS encoding esterase/lipase family protein translates to MKVRAVSTALAAAAALTCAVPAHAGLFDWLTKPAATKNPIVLVHGFIGFDNILGAVNYYYQVPGELRKKGATVYIASLNPSQTTEFRGEELIQQMQQWAAADKVSKFNLIGHSHGGPTVRYVAGTVPNMVASVSTMAGTHFGSKVADVVIEGYTDGGSFDQLATAGLKLISWLTGNKTTSSTDLTAALGALSSEGSAVFNAKFPTAAPTTPCGQGPEVASIRGNQMRWYSFSGTAVKTNGWDISDLILGATAKYFGDEANDGLVGRCSSHWGKVIRDDYPWNHLDQINQVLGTIGKDAPDPVAFYVQHASRLKGAGL, encoded by the coding sequence ATGAAAGTTCGTGCTGTATCCACCGCCCTGGCCGCCGCTGCCGCACTCACCTGCGCCGTGCCTGCCCACGCTGGTTTGTTTGACTGGCTGACCAAGCCCGCCGCCACCAAAAACCCCATCGTGCTGGTGCACGGTTTCATCGGGTTTGACAACATCCTGGGCGCCGTCAACTACTACTACCAAGTGCCCGGCGAGCTGCGCAAGAAGGGCGCCACCGTTTACATTGCGTCGCTCAACCCGTCGCAAACCACCGAATTCCGCGGCGAAGAACTGATCCAGCAGATGCAGCAATGGGCTGCTGCTGACAAGGTCAGCAAGTTCAACCTGATCGGCCACAGCCATGGCGGCCCCACCGTGCGCTACGTCGCCGGCACCGTGCCCAACATGGTCGCCAGCGTGAGCACCATGGCCGGTACCCACTTTGGCAGCAAGGTGGCAGACGTCGTGATTGAGGGCTACACCGATGGCGGCAGCTTCGACCAGTTGGCCACCGCTGGCCTGAAGCTGATCTCCTGGCTGACCGGCAACAAGACCACCTCCAGCACCGACCTGACGGCGGCCCTGGGCGCCCTGAGCAGCGAGGGCTCGGCCGTGTTCAACGCCAAGTTCCCCACCGCCGCCCCCACCACGCCCTGTGGCCAAGGCCCCGAAGTGGCCAGCATCCGAGGCAACCAGATGCGCTGGTATTCGTTCTCTGGCACGGCCGTCAAGACCAACGGTTGGGACATCTCTGACCTGATCCTGGGCGCCACCGCCAAGTACTTCGGCGATGAAGCCAACGATGGCCTGGTGGGCCGTTGCTCCAGCCACTGGGGCAAGGTCATCCGTGACGACTACCCCTGGAACCACCTGGACCAGATCAACCAGGTGCTGGGCACCATCGGCAAGGACGCTCCGGACCCCGTGGCCTTCTACGTTCAGCACGCTTCGCGCCTGAAGGGTGCTGGCCTGTGA
- a CDS encoding esterase/lipase family protein: MSILSTRSVCASIATAAALVCAAPAHAQLFNIFKPAATKHPIVLVHGFIGFDNILGAVNYFYQVPGALRDKGATVYIASVNPSQTTEFRGEELIQQMKQWAAADKVSKFNLIGHSHGGPTVRYAAGTVPNMVASVSTMAGTHFGSKVADDILANTTPGGGFDQLATAGLKLISWLTGNKTTSDTDLLTALKALSAEGSAAFNAKFPTAAPTTACGQGPEKASIKGNAMRWYSFSGTAVKTNGWDISDAILAGTATYFGDEPNDGLVGRCSSHWGKVIRDDYPWNHLDQINQVLGSIGKNAPDPVAFYVQHANRLKWAGL, translated from the coding sequence ATGTCCATCTTGTCAACCCGTTCGGTGTGCGCCTCGATCGCCACCGCCGCCGCCCTGGTGTGTGCCGCGCCCGCCCACGCCCAGCTCTTCAACATCTTCAAACCTGCGGCCACCAAGCACCCCATCGTGCTGGTTCACGGCTTCATCGGCTTTGACAACATCCTGGGTGCGGTCAACTACTTCTACCAAGTGCCTGGCGCGCTGCGCGACAAGGGCGCCACGGTCTACATCGCCTCGGTCAACCCCTCGCAGACCACCGAATTCCGCGGTGAAGAGCTGATCCAGCAAATGAAGCAATGGGCAGCGGCCGACAAGGTCAGCAAGTTCAACCTCATTGGCCACAGCCATGGCGGCCCCACCGTGCGTTATGCGGCCGGCACCGTGCCCAACATGGTCGCCAGCGTGAGCACCATGGCAGGCACCCACTTCGGCAGCAAGGTGGCCGACGACATCCTGGCCAACACCACCCCCGGTGGCGGCTTTGACCAACTGGCCACGGCCGGTCTCAAGCTGATCTCGTGGCTGACGGGCAACAAGACCACCTCGGACACCGACCTGCTCACCGCCTTGAAAGCCCTGAGCGCTGAAGGCTCGGCCGCGTTCAACGCCAAGTTCCCCACCGCAGCCCCCACCACCGCCTGCGGTCAGGGCCCCGAGAAAGCCAGCATCAAGGGCAACGCCATGCGCTGGTATTCGTTCTCCGGCACGGCCGTCAAGACCAACGGCTGGGACATTTCCGACGCCATCCTGGCAGGCACCGCCACCTACTTTGGCGACGAGCCCAACGACGGCCTCGTGGGCCGCTGCTCCAGCCACTGGGGCAAGGTCATCCGTGACGACTACCCCTGGAACCACCTGGACCAGATCAACCAGGTGCTGGGCTCCATCGGCAAGAACGCCCCGGATCCCGTGGCCTTCTACGTGCAGCACGCCAACCGCCTGAAGTGGGCTGGCCTGTGA